Proteins from one Panicum virgatum strain AP13 chromosome 7K, P.virgatum_v5, whole genome shotgun sequence genomic window:
- the LOC120641022 gene encoding uncharacterized protein LOC120641022 isoform X1, translating to MDGKDLFVEIGMKEEDIATMLFGKKVAELAEDAFDGSKEERQIFEGVFWITGLDGLTNHHHEGPGHIADPGNPVTGSSTPSSSASNHKMAHCRIVESFTAGNLSSYRVFCFAADQQERRAMPSPYAGPSELVVQWTPPPPDRVYTRRAVTRRSERARICSAMDLEGIDICNSGRQRDGRGYGKLWNHLRLHAHLLMVDAGWKVEGKKRGGKSKVDHIYVAPDKLTQLFSLPRAWKCFGQWLLTTTPCTDGNESNDYGKEWLNMHDFLYDLKNTLLCLQYEVQRPKQSLSFLHQWWLLDPFMAVVCIDKKIRALKSGEALKAMNSSVTFLSHSERKLLSAKNESRPPGSCKKSLLPFFLSETDDQPQPDKEGSSSLNEQSSIFFSNNPREYEANQQSQRISETNGRGIRSTAHRIVMGLHDATTFLGSRQNCLSKKKKFPCIKSKVEQQAEDKSDPLYFPPALQHLANNVQIEDLNSHRYETVEVPYVANSAGTSEEMLLGENLLFSPEVDEMLLGITDDTNNEQHDAAVSSEPQVADKDAKNGPSGASSLPLEKSDYMGSKEDCIDNGCPDAAVVSQCQMADKDAGDRPSGVLSLQSEKDTDLGANSTSLEDPTKTKQLPSEASGNALMIAEPQVLFVSPHDGTLSFMNNSMNSQEMLSFLNASHDTMGTQSSVYKASLIQGFLYLDSQGSPICWTVTNPEPHRQLICAADVEPSSKLSKHCGEMNLEKEASAYEHKKILESGSSMKGKKRHDKIADIQDNVSRKKHKVNDAPLSNCISQYMDDVTDNPGDPVVLGEEKQIVTAIINEVPSNLEPKNKDDKDQDEQSIEHLKHSMSEEPLKKDNKRQKNTRSRTCKFDDDDLLMTAVIHKLTARYRNCFHRRLTNKVGFRRLPRYRWEREGEGSRKKLHGGTRTVLNKLLEMGIFAKVNILQYREPGGKNVLKDGNITSNGIRCRCCGTTFTMSKFKCHAGLRQEIPSLNLSLGTGKSYSLCQLQAWSIEQKVRKERARDTMSLQGDQNDDICGSCGDAGELICCDNCPASYHQACLPCQDIPEGNWYCSSCLCDICGEVINSKELRTSVPALECLQCESQYHAKCVAGKVLCNDKSGPDRFLCGRRCQQIYTTFHCRVGVPDHMDDGFSCTILHNNGDQKVRTAAEIALMAECNMKLMIALSIMEECFLPILDPRTGIDIIPSILYNWRSDFVHLDHKGFYTVVLENDDTIISVASIRCRCRLHGAIVAEMPLVATCTENRQQGMCRRLMDYIEEMLKSLKVEMLLLSAIPHLVETWTSAFRFREIDGSDKKRLSKVRLASVPGTVLLKKDLCERAGTHADDAVDGMGCLSFCARSPPSPAAAAVAEKQDWSPEVSAPVCVMQSLVDKLSVVKIASRSATASPPPSDGGVCSERSSSGERSVNIAAAAGGRRPEDVVTVAFAGPGPKPVWEK from the exons ATGGACGGGAAAGACTTGTTTGTGGAGATAGGGATGAAGGAGGAGGACATTGCCACAATGCTATTTGGGAAGAAAGTTGCTGAGCTGGCAGAAGACGCATTTGATGGTTCCAAGGAAGAAAGACAGATCTTTGAGGGTGTTTTCTGGATAACAGGCCTTGATGGATTAACTAATCATCATCATGAAGGCCCTGGACATATTGCAGATCCAGGCAACCCAGTGACAGGGTCTAGCACACCATCAAGTTCTGCCTCCAATCACAAGATGGCACACTGTCGCATAGTTGAGTCCTTCACTGCTGGTAACTTATCAAGCTACCGTGTCTTCTGTTTTGCTGCTGATCAGCAGGAGCGCCGAGCAATGCCTTCTCCTTATGCTGGACCTTCTGAGCTTGTGGTGCAGTGGACGCCGCCTCCCCCTGATCGAGTGTACACGCGTAGGGCGGTGACTCGCAGGAGCGAGAGAGCAAGAATTTGCAGTGCTATGGATTTGGAGGGCATTGATATTTGCAATTCTGGCCGCCAGAGAGATGGCCGTGGCTATGGAAAGCTTTGGAATCATCTCCGTCTGCACGCACATCTTCTGATGGTGGATGCTGGGTGGAAGGTCGAGGGCAAGAAAAGGGGTGGCAAGAGTAAGGTTGACCACATCTATGTGGCGCCGGACAAACTGACACAACTGTTTTCTCTTCCCAGGGCATGGAAATGCTTTGGTCAATGGTTGCTTACGACTACACCCTGCACTGACGGAAATGAGTCAAATGACTATGGAAAGGAATGGTTGAACATGCATGACTTTTTGTATGATTTGAAGAACACACTGCTGTGCTTACAATATGAGGTCCAGCGTCCGAAGCAATCATTATCTTTCCTCCACCAGTGGTGGCTCCTTGACCCTTTCATGGCTGTAGTTTGCATTGATAAGAAGATTAGAGCTCTGAAAAGTGGAGAGGCACTGAAAGCTATGAACAGCAGTGTAACTTTCCTCAGTCACAGCGAGCGTAAATTGTTGAGTGCCAAGAATGAAAGCAGGCCACCTGGGTCATGCAAAAAGagtcttctgccattttttctCTCTGAAACTGATGATCAGCCTCAGCCTGATAAGGAAGGAAGTTCTTCGCTCAATGAACAATCttctatatttttttcaaacaaTCCAAGAGAATATGAAGCCAATCAACAATCACAGCGCATCTCAGAAACAAATGGACGAGGCATAAGAAGCACAGCTCATCGCATAGTGATGGGTCTCCATGATGCAACAACTTTTCTTGGCTCAAGACAAAATTGTTtgagcaagaaaaagaaatttcCGTGCATCAAGTCTAAAGTGGAGCAGCAAGCTGAGGATAAGTCTGATCCATTGTACTTCCCACCAGCATTACAACACCTGGCTAACAATGTTCAAATAGAAGATCTGAATTCTCATCGCTATGAAACCGTGGAAGTTCCCTACGTGGCCAATTCTGCAGGTACTTCAGAGGAGATGCTCCTAGGAGAGAACTTACTGTTTTCCCCTGAGGTTGACGAGATGCTACTTGGAATTACAGATGATACCAACAATGAACAGCATGATGCTGCAGTATCCTCTGAGCCCCAAGTGGCAGATAAAGATGCCAAGAATGGACCTTCTGGTGCATCATCACTACCATTAGAGAAAAGTGATTACATGGGATCTAAAGAAGATTGTATTGACAATGGCTGTCCTGATGCTGCGGTTGTCTCTCAATGTCAAATGGCAGATAAAGATGCAGGAGATAGACCTTCAGGTGTATTATCGCTACAATCAGAAAAGGATACAGACTTGGGAGCTAATAGTACGAGCTTGGAagatccaacaaaaacaaaacagTTACCATCTGAAGCTAGTGGCAATGCTTTGATGATCGCAGAGCCGCAAGTGTTGTTTGTGTCGCCTCATGATGGGACTCTTTCTTTTATGAACAATAGTATGAACAGCCAAGAGATGTTGAGCTTCCTGAATGCTTCCCATGACACCATGGGTACTCAGTCATCAGTTTATAAGGCAAGCTTGATTCAGGGTTTCTTATACCTTGACAGTCAAGGTTCTCCGATTTGTTGGACAGTAACAAACCCAGAACCTCATAGGCAGTTGATCTGTGCTGCTGATGTGGAGCCAAGCTCGAAGTTGTCAAAACACTGTGGTGAAATGAATTTGGAGAAAGAGGCATCAGcatatgaacataaaaaaatattggAATCTGGCTCAAGTATGAAAGGGAAAAAAAGGCATGATAAGATTGCAGATATCCAAGACAATGTCAGTAGAAAAAAACATAAAGTGAATGATGCTCCATTAAGCAATTGCATAAGTCAGTATATGGATGATGTAACTGACAACCCTGGTGATCCTGTAGTTCTTGGTGAGGAAAAACAGATAGTTACAGCAATCATTAATGAAGTTCCTTCGAATTTAGAGCCCAAGAATAAGGATGACAAGGATCAAGATGAACAAAGCATTGAACATTTAAAACACTCCATGTCAGAAGAACCACTCAAAAAGGATAACAAAAGGCAAAAGAATACAAGGTCTCGCACATGCAAGTTTGATGATGACGATCTTCTGATGACAGCTGTAATACATAAGTTGACTGCACGTTACAGGAATTGTTTTCATCGAAGGCTCACAAATAAAGTTGGTTTCAGGCGTCTTCCAAGATACCGctgggagagggaaggggaaggTAGCAGGAAGAAGTTGCATGGAGGAACAAGAACAGTGTTGAACAAGTTACTTGAAATGGGTATTTTTGCTAAAGTGAACATTCTTCAATATCGAGAGCCCGGAGGCAAAAATGTGTTAAAGGATGGGAATATAACTAGTAATGGCATTCGATGCCGGTGCTGTGGCACCACATTTACAATGTCCAAGTTTAAGTGTCATGCAGGTCTCAGGCAAGAAATCCCATCCCTGAATCTTTCCTTGGGTACAGGTAAATCATACAGTCTTTGTCAGCTTCAAGCATGGTCTATAGAGCAAAAGGTCAGGAAAGAGCGTGCAAGAGATACTATGTCACTTCAAGGAGATCAAAATGATGATATCTGTGGATCATGTGGTGACGCTGGTGAACTGATATGCTGCGACAACTGTCCTGCTAGTTACCATCAAGCTTGCTTGCCTTGTCAG GATATCCCAGAAGGCAACTGGTACTGCTCTAGCTGCCTTTGTGACATTTGTGGGGAAGTGATCAATTCGAAGGAGCTAAGGACTTCAGTCCCTGCTTTAGAATGTTTACAGTGTGAATCTCAAT ATCATGCAAAATGCGTAGCTGGCAAGGTTTTATGCAATGACAAAAGTGGACCTGATAGATTTCTTTGTGGAAGAAGATGCCAGCAG ATTTATACGACCTTTCATTGTCGTGTTGGAGTGCCTGACCATATGGATGATGGTTTTTCATGCACCATTCTTCATAATAATGGTGATCAAAAGGTTCGTACAGCTGCGGAGATTGCTCTCATGGCTGAATGCAACATGAAACTAATGATTGCTTTGAGCATTATGGAAGAATGCTTCCTGCCTATCTTAGATCCAAGGACAGGAATAGACATTATTCCTTCTATACTATATAACTGGAG GTCTGATTTTGTACATTTGGATCACAAGGGATTCTATACTGTTGTCTTGGAAAATGATGACACCATCATATCTGTGGCATCCATCAG ATGTCGCTGCAGGTTACATGGTGCTATTGTAGCAGAGATGCCCCTAGTAGCTACTTGTACAGAGAATCGTCAACAGGGAATGTGCAGGCGCCTTATGGATTACATTGAGGAG ATGCTGAAATCCCTGAAGGTGGAGATGCTACTTCTATCAGCAATACCGCACCTAGTGGAGACATGGACATCGGCATTCAGGTTCAGAGAGATAGACGGCTCGGATAAGAAGCGGCTGAGTAAGGTCAGGCTGGCCTCGGTTCCGGGCACAGTCCTGCTGAAGAAAGACCTGTGTGAACGTGCAGGCACCCACGCTG ATGACGCAGTGGACGGCATGGGGTGCCTCTCGTTCTGcgctcgctcgccgccgtctcctgccgccgccgctgtcgctgAGAAGCAAGATTGGTCTCCTGAAGTTTCTGCGCCAGTTTGTGTAATGCAAAGTCTCGTTGACAAGCTAAGTGTTGTGAAGATCGCTTCGCGCTCTGCGACCGCGAGCCCTCCTCCGTCGGACGGTGGTGTTTGTAGCGAACGAAGTAGCTCCGGCGAGCGTTCTGTAAatattgccgccgccgccggcggccgccggccggaggATGTTGTTACCGTGGCCTTTGCCGGGCCGGGCCCTAAACCTGTATGGGAAAAGTAG